Genomic DNA from Myxococcus guangdongensis:
GCGAGCCGGCGAGCCCGCGAAGGCGGTGGTGCATTACCGCAAGGCCGCGGAGCGCACGACGAGCCAGCCGGAGCGCGACTATCTGCTGCTGCAGGCCGCGCGGTTGAGCGAGGGGATGGGCGCGTAGCCGCGCGGCGGATGCGGACCGGGGCGAAGCACGGGCTCCTGGCAAGAGCACCGTCCTCGCCCCGGAGACAACTTGGACGGGCTACTTCGTCGTCGCGGCGGTGCCGAGCGTCTCCAGCACCTTGCGCGCGTTGTCGTTCTTCGGGTTGAGCTCCAGCGACTTGCGGTAGCTCGCGGCGCCCTCGTCCTTGCGGCCCGCGGCCACGTAGCCCTCACCCAGGCTGTCGTGTGCGTTGGCGTCCTGGGGGAAGAGCGCGACGTTGGCCTCGAACACCTTCACCGCGTCGGCCTGCTGACCCCCGCGCATCAGCGAGTACCCGAGCTCGTTGAGGATGTCGGCGGACAGCTTCTTGTCCTGGGGCGCCTCCGTCTTGCGCGCCTTGAACCACGCGACGGCGTCCTCGACGCCCTTCGTGCGCACAATCAGGTCCACGGTCACCGAGGGGTGCTCGGGCTCGACGGTGTAGCCCTTCCAGCCGTACACGGAGATGGCGCTGGCGACGAGGCGCTCGAAGAGGCGCGAGCCATTGTCCGAGTTGGTCATGACGACGATGCCGCTGCCAGACTCCGCGAAGGCCACCATCACGGCGCGGTAGCCCTCGTTCGCGCCGCCGTGACCGAACCAGCCCTGCCCCGGGTTCCGCATGAAGCCGATGCCGAAGGCCTCCGACTCGGGCTGACGGGTGAGCATCTGCTTCGCCATGGCCTGCGACACCACGCGCTTCGACTGGCCCTTGGTGGCCTTGGACATCTCCAACGCGGCGCGCGCCAGGTCCGACGGCGTCGTCCACAATCCCGCCGGAGCCATCTCCGGGTAGACGTGCCAGCCGCCCTGGACGCTCTTGCCGTCGGGGTGGGTGCCGGTGGCGGCGCGCGGCGCGAGCGACGCGGGCAGGGGCTGCTCGAAGGTGCTGTCCTTCATGCCGAGCGGCGTGAGCACCGTCTCCTTCATGATTTGGGGGAACGGCTTCTTCAACTGGTCGGCCAGGAACTGCTGGACGATGGTGGTGCCGCCGCCGCTGTAGCGGGTGATGGTGCCGGGCACGGTGTCCACGCGCACGGCCGACGTGTTGGCGGGCTTCTCACCGTCGAGGATCTGCTGCGTCGTGGGCAGGGGCGCGTCGACGGCGTAGCCCCCGAAGCCGTGCACGGTGGTGCCCGCGGTGTGCGAGAGCAGCCGGCGCAACGTGACTTTCTGCTCCTTCGTGAAGTCGTTGTCGGGGAGCTTCCACGACACCAGCTTGTCGTTCACGTTCTCATCGAGCGACCACTTGTTCTTCTCGGCGTGGTGCATGGCGGCCATCGCCGTCACGGGCTTGCTGATGGACGCGGCCTGGAAGAGCGTGTCGATGGTGACGGGCTCGGTGCCGCCCGCCTGCTTGACGCCGTAGCCCTTGGCCCAGACCAGCTTGCCCTGGTCGAACACGGCGAGGCTCAGGCCGGGGACCTTGTACAGCTCCATCCACTGCGGCAGGGACAGGTGGCGCGGCGTCTCTCCGGGCAACGAGATGCCGGGCAGGCCCTCCTCCACGCGGGCCACGCGAGCAGCCTCCGCGGGACGCGACAGCCACTGCGTCTGGGGTTTGGAAGGGGCCGCGCCGGTGAGCAGACCGAGCGCGAGCGCGCCCGTGAAGGACACGGCGGCGAGGCGGGAGGAAGGGACTCGAGACATGGACGGGGTTCCTGGAGGACTCGCGCGTTGACGGGGTGTGTACGCGGAGGCCCTCACATGATTGCCTCGGCGTGTCGTCGCGAGAAACTCCCGGATTCTCCGGGGAGCGTCGACCCTGGGTCGCCAGGCGACGCGCGTGGGGACACTCCCCGGGCTTGCTTCACGACAGGGACGCTCAGTTGCGGACGGCGGCGTGCTCGACGGCCCAGCTCAGGGCCTGGTCCGCGATGGCCTCCCAGCCGGGCTGGGCCACGGTGTAGTGCGAGCGGCCGGGCACCTCGACGTACTCCGTGACGGCGCTCGACTTCGCGTAGCGCTTCGCGTTCTCGCGCTGGATGCTGGCCGGGAGGATGACGTCCAGGTCACCCGAGAGGAACAGCAGCGGGGCGCGCGCGTCGTTGCGCAGATTCACGGTGACTTCCGAGTGCGGCGTCAGGTTCGCCAGCGCGCCCTGGAACAGCGCCCGGCCCGAGCCGGGGATGTACTGGGTGCGGTAGATTTCGTCCGACTCCGCCTGCGTCAGCGTGTTGGTGAAGGCGTAGTGGAACTGCTCGGGCGTCATGGGCGCGTGGCGCTTGACGTTGGCGGGGTTGAGGAGCGTCGACGCGGTCGACTTGATGGTGGTGAAGGGCAGCGTGTAGACGCCCTTCACGGGGGCCGAGTGGATGGCCACGCCCGCCGCGCCCACGCCCCGGTCCAACAGCATCTGCACGAAGGCGCCGCCGAACGAGTGGCCCATGAGGATGGGCGGCGTGGGCAGCGCGCGGATGATGCGCTCGTAGTGGTCGACGATGTCCTTCACGCCCAGGTTGTTGAGCGGCGTCGGGTCCTTCTGCAGCGCCTCGACGCCGCCCTCCAGCCCGGGCCACGTCGGGGCGATGACGCGGTAGCCGGCCTTCTCGTAGCGGGCAATCCAGCCCTGCCAGCTGCGCGGCGTCATCCACATGCCGTGGATGAGGACGATGGTATCCGGCTGGCCCTGGGTCTGCTGAACGGTGGCGCTCATGACGTGCTCCCTCTTGGTTCACCGCGTCGTCGCGGTGTGCGGCGTTGACAAGGGGAACAGTACGGATTCGGGCCGGGGCGAAAAACAGGCGCCTGGGAAGAGCACTGTTTCCGCCCCGGAAACAATCCGGACGGGCTACTTCACCGTCGCGGCGCCGAGCGTCTCCAGCACCTTGCGCGCGTTGTCGTTCTTCGGGTTGAGCTCCAGCGACTTGCGGTAGCTCGCGGCGCCCTCGGCCTCGCGGCCCGCGGCCACATAGCCCTCGCCCAGGCTGTCGTGCGCGTTGGCGTCCTGGGGGAAGAGCGCGACGTTGGCCTCGAACAGCTTCAGCGCGTCGGGCAGGCGCCCCTCGCGCAACAGCGAGTAGCCCATGTCGTTGAGGATGGCCGGGCTCAACTGCTCGTCCTGGGGAGCCTCCGCCTTGCGCGCCTTGAACCACGCGAGGGCGTCATCCACGCCCTTCAGGCGCATCAGCAGGTCCGCCGTCGTGGCGGGGGCCTCGGGACCGACTTCGAAGCCCTTCCAGCCGTGCGCGGCCTGGACGCTGGCGATGAGGCGCTCGAAGAGGAGCGAGCCGTTGTCGGAGTTGGTCATGATGGCCACGCCGTTGCCGGACTCGGTGAAGGCCGTGAGGTTGGCGCGGTAGCCCTCGTTGCCTCCGCCGTGGCCGAACCACGCCTTGCCCACCGGCCGCATGAAGCCCACGCCGATGGCGCCCGACACGGGGTCATGCGCGAGCATCTGCTTCGCCATGGCCTGCGACACCAGGCGCTTGGACTGGCCGTGGTAGGCCTTGAACATCTCGATGGCGGCGCGCGCCAGGTCGGACGGCGTCGTCCACAGGCCCGCGGGCGCCAGCTCCGGATGGACGCGCCAGCCGCCCTCGACGCTCTTGCCGCCGGGCGTGGTGCCCGTGGCGGCGCGCGGCGCGAGCGCCGGGGACAGGGGCTGCTCGAAGAAGCTGTCCTTCATGCCGAGCGGCGTGAGCACCGTCTCCTTCATGATTTGGGGGAACGGCTTCTTCAACTGGTCGACGAGCAACTGCTGGACGATGGTGGTGCCGCCGCCGCTGTAGCGCCGCAGCGTGCCGGGCACGGTGTTCACGCGCACGGCCGGCGAGTTGGCGGGCTTCTCACCGTCGAGAATCTGCTGCACCGTGGGCAGGGGCCCGTTGACGGGGTAGCCGGCGAAGCCGCCCACGGTGGTGCCCGCGGTGTGCGAGAGCAGGCGGCGCAACGTGACCTTCTGCTCCTGCGTGAACTCGTTGTCGGGGACCTTCCACGACACGAGCTTGTCGTTCACGTTCTCGTCGATGGACCACTTGCGCTTCTCGGCGTGGTGCAGCGCGGCCAGCGCCGTCATCGGCTTGCTGATGGACGCGGCCTGGAAGAGCGTGTCGATGGCGACGGGCTCGGTGCCGCCGGCGTGTTTGACGCCGTAGGCCTTGGTCCAGACGAGCTTGCCCTTCTCGAACACGGCGATGCTCAGGCCGGGGACCTTGTACAGCTCCATCCACTGCGTCAGGGACAGGTGACGCGGCGTCTCTCCGGGGATGGAGACGGGAGCCATCCCTTCCTCCACGCGGGCCACATGCGCGGCCTCGGCGGGACGCGACAGCCACTGCGTCTGGGGTTTGGAAGGAGCCGCGCCGGTGAGCAGGCCGAGCGCGAGCGCGCTCGCGAGGGACACGACGGTGAGGCGAGGGGAGGGGAGTCGAGACATGGAGGAGGTTCCTGGAGGGGCTCGCGCGATGACGGGGAGACGCGTGAGGGCCCGCATGATTGCCGCGGGGGCGCCGCGCCTCGTGGAAAGCCACGATACGAAACGAACGCTCGAAGCGGAGTCTTGTCTCTCCGACAACTAAATCGAGCTCGGTGAGTGTCCCGAGGAACTCCGGAATTCGTCGGAACGAGAATCGGTAGACGGTCTCGATTTCCAAAAAGGGGTGACTGATGGGCGGCACGACGTCGATTCGTGGTGGCTCTTCGACAGGTTCGTCCTCGGGGTCCTCGGGGTCCTCGGGGGCGGACGCGGCACGACGCGCCGAGGAAGCCCGGCAGCGGGCCGAGGCGGCGCGCAAGGCGGCGGAGGCGGCGCGCAAGGCAGCGGAGGCAGCCCGCAAGGCGGCGGAGGCGGCGCGGCTGGCGCAGGAGAAGGCGCGCGCGGACGCGGCGAAGGCGAAGCAGCAGGCACAGAAGCCGGGGCAGACGCCCGAGGAGCAGAAGGCCTCTCGCAAGGAGGCCGAGGCGGCGGCCAAGGCCCAGAAGGCGGCCGAGCAGCGTGCGTCCAAGGCCGACGAGGCGCTGCGGGCCGCGGAGGAGAAGGCGGCGCGGACGGCCCGGCAGGCCCAGGGGGCGATGGGGCAGGCGAACGTGTTGGCGACGCAGCAGGGGCTGGCGCAGCCGTTCGACGACAAGAGCGTCAACGGCGTGAAGCCGAGGGCCGGCACGTCGGACGTGTCGTCGTTCGACGCCGCGCCGCGCAAGGAGGGCATGGACAAGTTGTTGGGCAACGTGCCCGCGCCGCCGGGGAGCGTGGAGGGCTCCACTCTGCTGACGGAGGACGCGAAGGACGGGAAGGTCAACTGCCTGGACGTGGCGGCGGACTGGGTGGACAAGGCGTCGCCGGAGCTGCGTGCGCGCTCGGAGATGGTGTTCCTGCAGGACCAGCGGCCGGGGGCCGAGGGGCAGACGGGGCACGTGGTGGTGCGGCAGGGTGAGCAGGTGTTGGACCCGACGACGAACCAGTCGTACGAGTCCATGGAGGCGTACAAGAAGGCGCAGCCGCAGTACCAGGAGGTGGGCAGCGTGCCGGCGGCGGACGCCAAGCGCATCTTCGACACGCAGCCGGGCTCGCCCGAGCGCGCCGCGGAGCAGGAGAAGGCGAAGCTGTCGCCCGCGCTGCAGAACATGATGGTGGCGGACGTGAGCGGGCCCGAGCAGCAGGCGTGGGACGCCTACGACGCGCACGTGAAGGCGGGGCCGCCCAAGGACCTGCCGCAGAACATGGGCTTGCGGCAGGAGATCCTCGAGGCCCACCAGGCGAAGACGAAGGAGCTGGCGGACGCGGCGAACAAGGCGTCGGTGGAGCGGCTGCGCACGGAGCTGGGCTCGACGCCGGAGGGCAAGAAGGTCCTGGAGGACCTGGACGCGCGGGGTGTCGGCATCAACGTCGTGGACGACGCGTCGTACGCGCAGCTGCCGGGCGCGGGGACGGATGGGCACGCGTTGCCGGGCAA
This window encodes:
- a CDS encoding serine hydrolase encodes the protein MSRVPSSRLAAVSFTGALALGLLTGAAPSKPQTQWLSRPAEAARVARVEEGLPGISLPGETPRHLSLPQWMELYKVPGLSLAVFDQGKLVWAKGYGVKQAGGTEPVTIDTLFQAASISKPVTAMAAMHHAEKNKWSLDENVNDKLVSWKLPDNDFTKEQKVTLRRLLSHTAGTTVHGFGGYAVDAPLPTTQQILDGEKPANTSAVRVDTVPGTITRYSGGGTTIVQQFLADQLKKPFPQIMKETVLTPLGMKDSTFEQPLPASLAPRAATGTHPDGKSVQGGWHVYPEMAPAGLWTTPSDLARAALEMSKATKGQSKRVVSQAMAKQMLTRQPESEAFGIGFMRNPGQGWFGHGGANEGYRAVMVAFAESGSGIVVMTNSDNGSRLFERLVASAISVYGWKGYTVEPEHPSVTVDLIVRTKGVEDAVAWFKARKTEAPQDKKLSADILNELGYSLMRGGQQADAVKVFEANVALFPQDANAHDSLGEGYVAAGRKDEGAASYRKSLELNPKNDNARKVLETLGTAATTK
- a CDS encoding alpha/beta hydrolase, which translates into the protein MSATVQQTQGQPDTIVLIHGMWMTPRSWQGWIARYEKAGYRVIAPTWPGLEGGVEALQKDPTPLNNLGVKDIVDHYERIIRALPTPPILMGHSFGGAFVQMLLDRGVGAAGVAIHSAPVKGVYTLPFTTIKSTASTLLNPANVKRHAPMTPEQFHYAFTNTLTQAESDEIYRTQYIPGSGRALFQGALANLTPHSEVTVNLRNDARAPLLFLSGDLDVILPASIQRENAKRYAKSSAVTEYVEVPGRSHYTVAQPGWEAIADQALSWAVEHAAVRN
- a CDS encoding serine hydrolase, whose protein sequence is MSRLPSPRLTVVSLASALALGLLTGAAPSKPQTQWLSRPAEAAHVARVEEGMAPVSIPGETPRHLSLTQWMELYKVPGLSIAVFEKGKLVWTKAYGVKHAGGTEPVAIDTLFQAASISKPMTALAALHHAEKRKWSIDENVNDKLVSWKVPDNEFTQEQKVTLRRLLSHTAGTTVGGFAGYPVNGPLPTVQQILDGEKPANSPAVRVNTVPGTLRRYSGGGTTIVQQLLVDQLKKPFPQIMKETVLTPLGMKDSFFEQPLSPALAPRAATGTTPGGKSVEGGWRVHPELAPAGLWTTPSDLARAAIEMFKAYHGQSKRLVSQAMAKQMLAHDPVSGAIGVGFMRPVGKAWFGHGGGNEGYRANLTAFTESGNGVAIMTNSDNGSLLFERLIASVQAAHGWKGFEVGPEAPATTADLLMRLKGVDDALAWFKARKAEAPQDEQLSPAILNDMGYSLLREGRLPDALKLFEANVALFPQDANAHDSLGEGYVAAGREAEGAASYRKSLELNPKNDNARKVLETLGAATVK
- a CDS encoding phosphodiester glycosidase family protein, with the protein product MGGTTSIRGGSSTGSSSGSSGSSGADAARRAEEARQRAEAARKAAEAARKAAEAARKAAEAARLAQEKARADAAKAKQQAQKPGQTPEEQKASRKEAEAAAKAQKAAEQRASKADEALRAAEEKAARTARQAQGAMGQANVLATQQGLAQPFDDKSVNGVKPRAGTSDVSSFDAAPRKEGMDKLLGNVPAPPGSVEGSTLLTEDAKDGKVNCLDVAADWVDKASPELRARSEMVFLQDQRPGAEGQTGHVVVRQGEQVLDPTTNQSYESMEAYKKAQPQYQEVGSVPAADAKRIFDTQPGSPERAAEQEKAKLSPALQNMMVADVSGPEQQAWDAYDAHVKAGPPKDLPQNMGLRQEILEAHQAKTKELADAANKASVERLRTELGSTPEGKKVLEDLDARGVGINVVDDASYAQLPGAGTDGHALPGNGDITLSREGATVDVLRREAQRSAETQQLKLPTTPEEGERLALSVSETLKANPSQPVEFEDAGIHVVAMRNPKASLVENGGSVLDVASFSPSFTQEAQEEGKKPGSDTIVNTSFYDFAAWGTNPVGQVVKNGEVIAGGSDPDRFYAAWTDSGLKFGQGDPPKDSNLAFGGAVPVIINNTPYGVGNQYKPGTDAAAPDKGDPGAFAGDLTQRNNESFRAQEERGKEVGKIIVGYDRDTGTTYVVAQEDGSKPGKTLSEIRDALVKLGVDDAVSFDGSDSATLVRDDQVKVEPGWAKNQTIPYGLRLSLD